A DNA window from Taeniopygia guttata chromosome 8, bTaeGut7.mat, whole genome shotgun sequence contains the following coding sequences:
- the TM2D1 gene encoding TM2 domain-containing protein 1, which translates to MAARSGAAEAVLLLLLWFAALEGAVGSEPPLKCEELRLGQYMCDEPKIDNSTQEPMNCTNHTAYVQCLPAPNITCKDHLGIEKFFTGREVGFYKPIECRNVNGYSYKVAVALSLFLGWLGADRFYLGYPALGLLKFCTVGFCGIGSLIDFILISMQIVGPSDGSSYIIDYYGARLTRLSITNATFRKMQTYP; encoded by the exons ATGGCCGCCCGGAGCGGCGCGGCTGAGGCGGtgctcctgcttctcctctggTTCGCAGCCTTGGAGGGAGCGGTGGGCTCGGAGCCGCCGCTCAAGTGCGAGGAGCTGCGGCTGGGGCA ATATATGTGTGATGAGCCTAAAATAGACAATAGCACACAAGAACCAATGAATTGCACAAATCACACAGCATATG TTCAATGTTTGCCAGCACCAAATATTACTTGCAAAGATCACCTTGGCATAGAGAAATTCTTTACGGGACGTGAAGTTGGATTTTACAAGCCTATTGAGTGTCGCAATGT AAATGGATACTCCTACAAAGTGGCAGTGGCTCTGTCCTTATTTCTTGGATGGTTGGGAGCAGATAGATTTTATTTAGGATATCCTGCATTAG gtttattAAAGTTCTGCACTGTAGGGTTTTGTGGAATTGGGAGCCTAATTGATTTCATACTTATTTCAATGCAG aTCGTTGGCCCTTCCGACGGCTCCAGTTACATCATCGATTACTACGGGGCCAGGCTGACCCGCCTCAGCATCACCAATGCAACCTTCAGGAAAATGCAGACCTATCCCTAA